From Schistocerca americana isolate TAMUIC-IGC-003095 chromosome 9, iqSchAmer2.1, whole genome shotgun sequence, the proteins below share one genomic window:
- the LOC124550904 gene encoding ankyrin repeat and protein kinase domain-containing protein 1-like: protein MGLSLHKAAASGDVRELRGLLDSGVDVNHEDQQRQTALHKAAERGHEEAVVLLLRAGADPSLCNNWGRTPLHLAAREGHERALRFLIRAGAAINAVDSWQRSPLHLAAMNGHDKCVRRLLKAGADAEVADNWGRTALHMAAKDGREPTVWWLLHCGADAGAADSWGRTALHLAAKQGHEQTVRCLLYMRANHSPRDSWQRTPLHLAAKNGHVECGKCLLSARADLGAVDNWQRTPLHLAAKKGSGQSIPWLVRSGANVNARDGWQRTPLHLAVINGKDMAVLNLLCMGADASLWDRWQSTPLDLATANRDEVLIRMLMYAQGNAGIYAMDHN from the coding sequence ATGGGTTTGAGTCTCCACAAGGCAGCAGCGTCTGGGGACGTGAGAGAACTCCGGGGCTTGCTGGATTCGGGGGTTGATGTTAACCATGAAGACCAGCAGAGGCAGACAGCACTCCACAAGGCTGCGGAGAGAGGCCACGAGGAGGCCGTCGTGTTGTTACTGAGAGCTGGCGCAGATCCCAGTCTCTGCAACAACTGGGGGAGGACGCCACTGCACCTGGCGGCCAGGGAGGGCCACGAGCGTGCTCTCAGGTTCCTGATCAGGGCCGGGGCAGCCATCAATGCGGTCGACTCGTGGCAGCGCTCTCCTCTCCACCTGGCAGCCATGAACGGCCATGACAAGTGTGTCAGGCGCCTGCTGAAGGCAGGGGCCGACGCCGAGGTCGCTGACAACTGGGGGAGGACAGCTCTGCACATGGCGGCGAAGGACGGTCGTGAACCCACCGTGTGGTGGCTCCTGCACTGCGGGGCAGACGCTGGTGCTGCAGACAGTTGGGGAAGGACAGCGTTGCACCTGGCAGCCAAGCAGGGCCACGAGCAGACGGTCAGGTGCCTCCTCTACATGCGTGCCAACCATAGCCCTCGCGACAGCTGGCAGCGGACTCCACTCCACCTGGCAGCCAAGAATGGCCACGTAGAGTGTGGGAAATGCCTGCTGTCGGCGAGGGCCGACCTCGGTGCCGTCGACAACTGGCAGCGAACGCCTCTCCACCTGGCAGCGAAGAAAGGCTCTGGGCAGAGCATCCCCTGGCTGGTTCGATCCGGGGCCAATGTTAATGCGAGGGATGGTTGGCAGAGGACGCCTCTGCATCTGGCAGTAATAAATGGGAAAGATATGGCTGTCTTGAACCTCCTGTGCATGGGAGCTGATGCTTCATTGTGGGATAGGTGGCAGAGTACACCTTTGGACTTGGCAACTGCCAATCGTGATGAAGTCCTCATTAGGATGTTGATGTATGCACAAGGAAACGCTGGAATCTACGCTATGGACCACAATTAA